The Myxococcaceae bacterium JPH2 genome has a window encoding:
- a CDS encoding gluconate 2-dehydrogenase subunit 3 family protein yields MARARPSSKRLSRRSFIQRLTFLGGGVVLLGGIACKRGSDAPPPPAPPASTGTTAKGQALRTFSRFEYATVAAAAERLLPRDEDPGALDADVPIYIDRMLQTPELTQMRHDFVTGLAAMERRAQRMFQTGFAQATPAQQDELLAIFKDSPQGSGEAHFFELLMVLSLEGFLGDPSYGGNQGKVGWRLMGFDMVGTVAMAPPEGYDGPKCLRECGSHR; encoded by the coding sequence ATGGCTCGCGCGCGTCCGTCCTCGAAGCGTCTGTCTCGGCGCTCCTTCATCCAACGCCTGACATTCCTGGGAGGTGGCGTGGTGCTGCTGGGCGGCATCGCGTGCAAGCGCGGCTCGGATGCGCCGCCTCCGCCCGCCCCCCCCGCGTCCACTGGCACCACGGCGAAGGGACAAGCGCTGCGCACCTTCTCGCGCTTCGAGTACGCCACCGTGGCCGCCGCCGCCGAGCGATTGCTGCCGCGCGACGAGGACCCCGGCGCGCTGGACGCGGACGTGCCGATCTACATCGACCGCATGCTCCAGACGCCCGAGCTGACGCAGATGCGCCATGACTTCGTCACCGGCCTCGCCGCGATGGAGCGCCGCGCGCAGCGCATGTTCCAGACGGGCTTCGCGCAGGCCACGCCCGCGCAGCAGGACGAGCTGCTCGCCATCTTCAAGGACAGCCCGCAGGGCAGCGGCGAGGCGCACTTCTTCGAACTCCTGATGGTGCTCTCGCTGGAGGGCTTCCTCGGAGACCCGTCCTACGGCGGCAACCAAGGCAAGGTGGGCTGGCGCCTCATGGGCTTCGACATGGTGGGCACCGTGGCCATGGCGCCGCCCGAGGGCTACGACGGCCCGAAGTGCCTGCGCGAGTGCGGGAGCCACCGGTGA
- a CDS encoding VWA domain-containing protein has product MSRTGRLLVASLAALAVVVACTDSYLYDPRRETDVPADRTVAFDGRFCTLGANEVRRPIKIVVAMDASQSMRVSDPDGTRATALVDLIENLPQDEEVAIAVMLFAGSTTAFLTQNPGPPPEDGFVQVSKLDAAARNKLTEQLLTFRNQDTSPNRDSTDFVKPLADIYSLINTDISRARQNPDGAQALALARYSVIFLSDGHPTNDQRDELVGGDAVVRIRQLRDLVEDVKVNTVHVFNPTQPVTTRCDVTDTGEVGDGGCPLRIINQDAQLLEDMAGRGGGNFRDFRNNEPINFLNFQFGQVRRAFTLKELVASNFSAPPGSPQGEADTDGDGLSDAREAELGTDPNRKDTDGDGFSDGVEVYYRERGVDFNPTQVALPDGGGLDKGCPPALRDQDTDCDGLLDCDEQFIGTNASLVDSDRDGVPDGVEWRGGTQGSSDDLDEDPDNDGLTSRAELRMHMRPLSVDTAHLASEGYRYSVLADGPPDVNGRQCYRFRVDNVLLAPTQDFVSDGGVAGGPDAGVILRGAGHNDLYLSFAMVPADEPSSRTLVRTFRVDNVRYPVGGIKSPPDGVIRVNPEDFVDGCFGRPTP; this is encoded by the coding sequence GTGAGTCGCACCGGACGTCTGCTCGTGGCCAGCCTGGCGGCGCTCGCCGTGGTGGTGGCCTGTACCGATAGCTACCTCTACGACCCGCGCCGCGAGACGGACGTGCCCGCGGACCGCACCGTCGCGTTCGATGGGCGCTTCTGCACCCTCGGCGCCAACGAGGTCCGCCGGCCCATCAAGATTGTCGTCGCCATGGACGCCAGCCAGTCCATGCGCGTGAGCGATCCAGATGGCACGCGCGCCACCGCGCTCGTGGACCTCATCGAGAACCTGCCGCAGGACGAGGAGGTCGCCATCGCGGTGATGCTGTTCGCCGGCAGCACCACGGCGTTCCTCACCCAGAACCCGGGCCCGCCGCCCGAGGATGGCTTCGTGCAGGTGTCCAAGCTGGACGCCGCCGCGCGCAACAAGCTCACCGAGCAGCTCCTCACCTTCCGCAACCAGGACACCTCCCCGAACCGGGACTCGACGGACTTCGTCAAGCCGCTGGCGGACATCTACTCGCTCATCAACACGGACATCTCGCGCGCGCGGCAGAACCCGGATGGCGCGCAGGCGCTGGCGCTCGCGCGCTACTCGGTCATCTTCCTGTCGGACGGTCACCCCACGAACGACCAGCGCGACGAGCTGGTGGGCGGCGACGCGGTGGTGCGCATCCGCCAGCTCCGCGACCTGGTGGAGGACGTGAAGGTCAACACCGTGCACGTCTTCAATCCCACGCAGCCCGTCACCACGCGCTGCGACGTCACGGACACGGGCGAGGTGGGCGATGGTGGCTGCCCCTTGCGCATCATCAACCAGGACGCGCAGCTCCTCGAGGACATGGCGGGGCGGGGCGGCGGCAACTTCCGCGACTTCCGCAACAACGAGCCCATCAACTTCCTCAACTTCCAGTTCGGTCAGGTGCGCCGCGCCTTCACGCTGAAGGAGCTGGTGGCCTCCAACTTCTCCGCGCCACCGGGCAGCCCGCAGGGCGAGGCGGACACGGATGGAGACGGCCTCAGCGACGCGCGCGAGGCGGAGCTGGGCACGGACCCCAACCGGAAGGACACGGACGGGGACGGCTTCAGCGACGGCGTGGAGGTGTACTACCGGGAGCGCGGCGTGGACTTCAATCCCACGCAAGTGGCGCTGCCGGATGGCGGTGGCCTGGACAAGGGCTGTCCGCCCGCGCTGCGCGACCAGGACACGGACTGCGACGGCCTGCTGGATTGCGATGAGCAGTTCATCGGCACCAACGCCTCGCTGGTGGACAGCGACCGCGACGGCGTCCCGGACGGCGTGGAGTGGCGCGGCGGCACGCAGGGCTCCAGCGATGACCTGGACGAGGACCCGGACAACGACGGGCTGACGAGCCGCGCGGAGCTGCGCATGCACATGCGCCCGCTCTCCGTGGACACCGCGCACCTGGCGTCGGAGGGCTACCGTTACAGCGTGCTCGCGGACGGCCCGCCGGACGTCAACGGGCGGCAGTGCTACCGCTTCCGCGTGGACAACGTGCTCCTGGCGCCCACGCAGGACTTCGTGTCCGACGGTGGCGTGGCCGGTGGCCCGGACGCGGGCGTGATTCTGCGTGGCGCCGGCCACAACGACCTGTACCTGTCCTTCGCCATGGTGCCCGCGGATGAGCCGTCCTCGCGCACGCTGGTGCGGACCTTCCGCGTGGACAACGTGCGCTACCCGGTGGGCGGCATCAAGTCCCCGCCGGACGGCGTCATCCGCGTCAACCCCGAGGACTTCGTGGACGGCTGCTTCGGCCGGCCCACCCCCTAG
- a CDS encoding GMC family oxidoreductase, whose protein sequence is MSKPEVDVCIVGSGAGGAPLALELGRAGFKVVVLEKGAHYQPRDFVHDEILNSRRNFFMPLPWEEPHLVRRGPKERYERSNTAWTANCVGGGTVHMSGYFYRLKPVDFRLRSTLGPIPGSTLADWPISYEDLAPFYDKAEAEMGVSGQAVAHPFLEPRSGPYPLPPLDTHPISGEIDKVCSALGWHSVPTARGIISRPYKGRSACAYCALCGSYGCEMGAKSGTNASLIPAALATGNVELRPGCMARSIEVDARGRARSVVYLDPDGVAQEQPARIIVSSCTAVESARLLLNSTSNRFPKGLANGSGLVGKNLLFSSFGESRATFRISKQKAARPWLTDPSPFVNRSLQDFYLMPDARFGFRKGGTLGFMWTHPNPIFAAVGMAGSGKNGVFGKELKDRMRAYRDSRILQFEVYAEFLPTPGTAVTVESGVKDKYGIPVAAITLDRHPMDFAATRFLVDRGEEVLMRLDPDDVQRVGIAGETTILQHGTCRFGDDPASSVLDKNCRAHEVPNLYVVDGSFMPTGGSVPSTLTIAANSFRVADHLVRTLKG, encoded by the coding sequence GTGAGCAAGCCCGAGGTGGATGTCTGCATCGTCGGCAGCGGCGCGGGCGGAGCGCCCCTCGCGTTGGAGCTGGGCCGCGCGGGCTTCAAGGTCGTGGTGCTGGAGAAGGGCGCGCATTACCAACCGCGCGACTTCGTCCACGACGAGATCCTCAACAGCCGCCGCAACTTCTTCATGCCGCTGCCCTGGGAAGAGCCGCACCTGGTGCGCCGCGGCCCCAAGGAGCGCTACGAGCGCAGCAACACCGCGTGGACCGCCAACTGCGTGGGCGGCGGCACCGTGCACATGAGCGGCTACTTCTACCGGCTCAAGCCGGTGGACTTCCGCCTGCGCTCCACGCTCGGCCCCATCCCCGGCAGCACGCTGGCGGACTGGCCCATCTCCTACGAGGACCTGGCGCCCTTCTACGACAAGGCCGAGGCCGAGATGGGCGTGTCGGGTCAGGCCGTGGCCCATCCCTTCTTGGAGCCGCGCTCCGGCCCCTACCCCCTTCCTCCGCTCGACACGCACCCCATCTCGGGAGAAATCGACAAGGTGTGCTCGGCGCTCGGCTGGCACTCGGTGCCCACCGCGCGCGGCATCATCAGCCGCCCGTACAAAGGCCGCTCCGCCTGCGCGTACTGCGCGCTGTGCGGCAGCTACGGCTGCGAGATGGGCGCCAAGAGCGGCACCAACGCCAGCCTCATCCCCGCCGCGCTCGCCACGGGCAACGTGGAGCTGCGTCCCGGCTGCATGGCGCGCTCCATCGAGGTGGACGCGCGAGGCCGCGCCCGCAGCGTCGTCTACCTGGACCCCGACGGCGTCGCGCAGGAGCAGCCCGCGCGCATCATCGTGTCGTCGTGCACCGCGGTGGAGAGCGCGCGCCTGCTCCTCAACTCCACGTCCAACCGCTTCCCCAAGGGGCTGGCCAACGGCAGCGGGCTGGTGGGCAAGAACCTCCTGTTCAGCTCGTTCGGCGAGTCGCGCGCCACCTTCCGTATTTCCAAGCAGAAGGCCGCGCGGCCCTGGCTCACGGACCCCTCGCCCTTCGTGAACCGCAGCCTCCAGGACTTCTACCTGATGCCGGACGCGCGCTTCGGCTTCCGCAAGGGCGGCACGCTCGGCTTCATGTGGACGCACCCCAACCCCATCTTCGCGGCGGTGGGGATGGCGGGCTCGGGCAAGAACGGCGTCTTCGGCAAGGAGCTGAAGGACCGCATGCGCGCGTATCGCGACTCGCGCATCCTCCAGTTCGAGGTCTACGCGGAGTTCCTCCCCACGCCGGGGACGGCCGTCACCGTCGAGTCCGGCGTGAAGGACAAGTACGGCATCCCCGTGGCCGCCATCACGTTGGACCGGCACCCCATGGACTTCGCCGCCACGCGATTCCTCGTGGACCGCGGCGAGGAGGTCCTCATGCGGTTGGACCCGGATGACGTGCAGCGCGTGGGCATCGCGGGCGAGACGACCATCCTCCAGCACGGCACGTGTCGCTTCGGAGACGACCCGGCCAGCTCGGTGCTGGACAAGAACTGCCGCGCGCACGAGGTGCCCAACCTCTACGTCGTGGACGGCAGCTTCATGCCCACCGGAGGCAGCGTGCCCTCCACGCTGACCATCGCCGCCAACAGCTTCCGCGTGGCGGACCACCTGGTGCGCACGCTCAAGGGGTAG